One Phaseolus vulgaris cultivar G19833 chromosome 11, P. vulgaris v2.0, whole genome shotgun sequence genomic window carries:
- the LOC137810695 gene encoding protein transport protein Sec61 subunit beta-like, with protein MALGGTAPPRGSAAATANMRRRRTTGGGASGGAAGTMLQFYTDDAPGLKISPNVVLVMSIGFIAFVAVLHVMGKLYFVRREA; from the coding sequence ATGGCTTTAGGTGGAACAGCTCCCCCAagaggaagtgcagcagctacTGCAAACATGAGGAGAAGGAGAACAACCGGTGGTGGGGCCTCTGGAGGAGCAGCTGGAACTATGCTCCAATTTTACACTGATGATGCCCCTGGACTCAAGATCTCCCCAAATGTGGTTCTTGTAATGAGCATTGGCTTTATAGCATTTGTTGCTGTCCTTCATGTGATGGGCAAGCTGTATTTTGTGCGTAGGGAGGCTTAG